A region of the Branchiostoma floridae strain S238N-H82 unplaced genomic scaffold, Bfl_VNyyK Sc7u5tJ_1474, whole genome shotgun sequence genome:
aaaaaatttaaCCAAAACATGGGAAGGCTGAAAACATTAACTAGTCCAGatctaaacaaaaagaaactttCTTTTGTGCTTCAAAGCTCACAAAGGACCGAGTGAATGGTCGAGTGCAATGGTCGAACAAAGCGTGGAAAGATAAATTACTAAGCAAACGATAATGGTGCATGGTATACGTATGTGGCGCGGGGCTTGTACGTGTAATATGTTGAGTAATTGATAGAGATGTAAATGTTGTATACCTTATTCTTTATGTCCCTATAGACCTGATCTTGGACAGTCATGGCACAGAGAGGAGACAGCGTGTCGTCGGCGTCCTTGTATCTCAGCAGACAACGGTGGGAAACACTGAAGTCTGTTGAAGACAAGCAGGCAGAGTACGAATCCCTCTACagtaaagtacaatgtatggaaaACGACATGAAGCTTTTGGAGGAAAAAACCCAGGCCCTTGAACAGAGCAGGGAGAACGTTATTCAAGCGAAACAACAGGTCATGGACGAGAAGGAAAAGGTGACTGCCGAGAAAGACAAAGCTGAAGAAGAACGAAGGAGCGCAACAGTAGAGAGAGAAGAAGCTATCGAGGAGAGGGACCGTGCCATGGAAGAGAAAGAAGCAGCGATCAGAGAGAGAGACCGCGCCGTAGAAATGAAAGAAGCTGCGATTGCAGATAAAGATGCAGCGATCGCACAGCGGGACCGTGCCTTCGAAGAGAAGCAAGCTTCGattaatgaaaatgaaagagcGATTGCTGAGAGGGACCTTTCCATAGAAGCAAAAGAAGCTGCGATCGCGGAAAAAGAAGCAGCGATCGCACAGCGAGACCGTGCCTTTCAAGAAAAGCAAACGTTCATTGCCGAAAAAGAAAGAGCGATTGCTGACAAAGATCGTGCCAATGAGAAGATGAAAGAGGCGATCGCTGAGAGGGATCTCGCCATAGAAGCAAAAGAAGCTGCGATCGCGGAAAGAGAAGCAGCGATCGCACTGCGAGACCACGCCTTCGAAGAGAAGCAAACGTCGATTGCCGAAAAAGAAAGGGCGATCGCGGACAGAGATCACGCCAGCGTGaagcaaaactacgaaagcttcaccctcctttttcagcactcgattctagtgctgaagatggcttcagcactggatttccagtgctgaatgttcgtcagcactgggtttccagtgctcatggctctcagcactggaaatgccggcgtcagcactggaaaccgagtgctgacgaacatccAGCCCTAAAAATCGAGTGCTCGGACGATATTCCGCACTGGCCACTCAAATCATTTCCAGAAGGGCTGCAATTATGATTTGCAATCACACACAATAAagttgttaacgttacatatatccaattcctacacaacaaatgaaataacTCAGATTCGGGCTTCTGAACTTGAACCATATCTTTATTAAAATTTACGCCTAGTACCGCTCTCagtactttttaaaaatgatatCTATCCCGTACACATTATACATATGTCCAGTTTCAATCACACATCGGCACAACTTCGGTTTCTTGGCATGAAGTTACTTATTATTGATTTGAATCTACGCCAAGTAACGCTGTCATCACTAGGACACTGCTGTTCTGGAAagacttcagcactggtttgaAAATCggtccagtgctgaaaagacgtcagcactcgttttccagtgctgaagatttctcagcactggtgttccagtgctgacgtgTCCctgagcactggtaaatccagtgctgaaggtGAAGCTTTTGTaattcagcactcggttccagtgctgacggcgatttcagcactgggtaactaGTGCTGACGGCAGTCCAGCACTGGAGACCCAGTGCTGAAAttagttcagcactggaaaaccagtgctggaACAAGATTCAGCACTGAAATTGCAGTCCTGACAGAGCTTTAGCACTGGAAAAGAGCCATTCatcactggttttccagtgctgaccaTTCTtcggcactggaaaaccagtgctgaggcatcTTTGACCATTGAATCAGCACTGGAATACCAGTGTggaaggtgaagctttcgtagacttgccAGCGTGAAGATGAAAGGTGATCGCTGAGAAAAGATTTAGACCCTCCACGCCTCTGCACTCTCCACTTCAAAACACCTCACTCTCTCTTCCTTCGGGCTTGGTGAGTTGGCCCTTTCCAATTATATCTCATAATCTTAGGAAAAATGGATTCGcctggcggggggggggggcattgtgGTTTAAGAATAAAAAGCTAACTCACCACATTTAACGGATTATTTAGTAGTTACTTAGGGCTGACCAACCAGACCAGCTCCTTTGTATGAGGCCTTATGTGGCCAATGTGCCATCATTCCAGAGATTCTACAATAGTACTTACTCAAGGCACTTTGAATATAATAAACACGTTTGTGACTTTGTTTACATTGCTGACTGAACTGTTCCGTCTTACAACATAACTACTTCATAACAGTCACAAATTCTATAATCCAATTGATACAAAGACGGCAAAGGGTTGACGTTGCCTTCAATAATGAAAAATCGGGTTAAAAGGAATATGCCTACACTCGAGTTTGAAAATATATGTATCTCAGCTCAGACGCAGTTTTTTAAAGATGGAGAATTTGTATACATTCATTGCTACTCAAGCTCAGTAAAAACAATTTTatttacaaattgaaaatataGACTTGCGGCCCCGCAACTTGCGGGCAATCCTAACATTTTCAATCATTCATTTTAAAACATGATACACGAGTGTGTAACTTGTTTGATGTAAATATCATTTACATACGTCTAGACGAATACATAcatcaaagaaaacaatataTTAGGGTAAATCACACATGAAGGACTTTGTAGCTAGCTTGTAGCAAGTCGTAATCAACATAATATGTTTTACAATCAAGTACTCTTGAGAAGAAGCCAATCATTCTAACAAACCAAAGTTTTGTAAACACTTGGCGTCAATGGCAGACGCACAATCCTTTACTATCATGAACTCATTCAAATAACAGCAGATCCAACATCGAAcacgtacaaacacacatgtagcCTTGTAGTGTAAAACGGTTCTCAAGTAATGCTAGCGCCACATTTCAAAACCGAGGCCCGGCTGGGCTTTTGTTAGGAAACGAACAATAAATAATACCTAAAAAACATGCCCACGACTCAATAGCAAcctctgtggagctcctccgGCTCCGTGGAGGTTGCTTGTGCAGCCCTCCAGCTGCCACGCACTATGactacaaacacttggttctcgtcaccttcatggatTTGTTAGAACTCCATGAAGGAGCTcctctcgtagaggacaaacatACCGAGCGGCTAGGGCTGAACAAGCAGCTCTACGCACTATGAATAGAAACACtgggttctcgtcaccttcatcaAATTGTTAGAACTTCATGGAGGAACTTCATGTCCTCGTAGAGGATAGATATATGTACAGCGCGGAGAGCTGAGTGAGCACCTCCACGAGCTATGAATGCAAATATATGGTTCGACACCTTCAACAGATTGGTAGTAGGGCTGTACGGAGATCTCGTAAAGGACAAACAACGCGGAGAGCTAAGCGAGCACCTCCACGCGCTATGAATGCAAATATatggttcacgtcaccttcaacaAATTGGAAATATGATCATGCATAAGACATTCAATGTTTAAGTAAAAAACAGAGGTGGTTCTGTATCAACTACTCCCAGAGGTTGGTCCTGGTGAGGAATGGTGAATCTCTCCCTTTCAGTGAGATTGCTGACACGTGTACCGGGTCCAGACGGCGCTCAGGCAGCGGGCCACTGTACACGTTCCCATCCAGGAAGGGTGAGTCTGTCCCTTTCAGTGACATGAGTGATGTGTTAGACGCATGTAGGTCCAGACGACATTCTTGCGGGGCACTGAACACGGTGATGGGGGCGTGGTGACGCGTCTTGCCCCTGATGAGGTTAAAAAAGGCAGTTTATTATCGAAGGAGAGCACGTTATCTATCTTACGTTTCATGATgcagacatatatatatatatgtcacaggagagattggaatccaggggaaTTCTGAATTCTCCttggggagattggaattccaatcagTCTTAAGTGGATCTGGAATTCTTGTATAAGAACACTTTTACCATAACTCGACTGCAATTGTAATCCAGAATTCTCCTAGCAGTCTAAgcagagattggaattctaccaggacaatctttgattcTACCAGGAGTGGCTTTAAAGTTTTAAACTGAGTTctacgaaacacataccttcgccaaataatcaaggcttaTTATGGAGAGTGCAAAGACTTTAAGGtctgtattcatgtattacCAGAGTACCTACCAGAATTAAACGGCTGCATGAAAGTCCGTACATAGCGGTTGAAAATTCCCTTTTATCCATCCCAACTGACTTCCAGCGTCAAAGTGATTAAAGCTTATTCATAAACAAGCCACGCTAtcccatggcaaattatttggccaaattcttatcttttttcaTCTACCTAgcatgtctgcttggagacaaaaaTCTCCTACGCCCAGATAACTGACGTACACAACCTATCTTAAGAAAGattaatttatgtaaataagaccctcatttgcataattattagtCGATGATGCTCACCCGTACATAACttacaaatgctacaagtaagaaattCTCGTCATTTACAActgattatagcattttctcattatcatccaaattaggtcttcatttgcataatactTATCTATAGTGTTGTCCTTTTCGTCAGTTACAAATGTTGCATGTTGGAATAGTCCTAAAATTGTTTTATATAGTGGGTTTAAtcttgcataattgatatttaacTATATGAAAcataacttaagctatctacataccaaaaatcatgactatcCGTCAATCCCTTGTtaagttattccctttcaaagtctggcaCTATATATACCAGTCCCTTCAAGAACAAAACGGCCCTgtggggcccaaacctacactacTTACCTCCAGCCTAAAGATCAACATTGTATCTACCACTAATAGCCATGCCATGACGGGTACCCCTTCTCcatttctttgaaaaataaacgtttgacaattgtttgttttcctgacctatATTGTGCTCACCAACCAAAACAATCAGAAGCCCTGAGAAGGCAGCTACTGTCACCCAAATCATGTCTTATCAAGTAATGCAGGAGATCTGTCAACTCTcttgattaattatgcaaattacctacGGATTAACATACTGATAACTTGATTATAGAAATTATCACCCAAACTATCAACACATCAACTATCATGGCAATCCGTCCAACCTTTCTTGTCGttttattccctttcaaagtctaaaacaaaattgGCCCCTGCAATTTTATAAAAGCCGCCAGGCGGAccaaacttacacgacttactccctgcccgAAGACGTAACCACTActcaaaaaatcatgaacctggcgcTTTAGAAAAACTTTACCAATAACTTTCAACCTcccctgcagtaccgtaacttaCCGCTAGAAGgcccataatcgaacttgaccttcattttctcaACCCCCACATAATtaacaaaaatcatgcaaaacgaTGCACAACGTCTccagttatcttgtacgcaaacacacacactaacacttGCCTCGCTGCAGTGCCGACGgaaagcgccaggaggcccataatcgaacttgaccttcggtTCTCCAACCCCCACATAACTACCAAAAAGCATGCAAAGCGATCCACTACGACTCGAGTTATCCtgtacgcaaacacacacataaacacactcTAACCGCTGCAGCGCCGACGGAAAGCTCTAGTTGAACCGTTTTCGAACAGGACATTTGTTTCTGCAACCGCTACCATATAtatactcaaataccaaatatcatgtatgtCCATCCACAGGTGCTCTAGTTATATGCGATTGACGTGCATATtgggacgaaaaaaaaatttctacacaaaatgtaaccttgccattctggcgaaggtaacaatacAACAAAGGATTTAATGTGCTGTATACTACTCACTAGTGTGTTGTCTATTCGCTAGTGTATAACAGTATATCAATCTACTGCTGAATTTCTAAAAAGCTAAACAACACATTATCATTTTATCTGACAATTAAATGTTAAGAACGTGCTGTATATTGCTCTCTTGAATTGTACAGTAACTAATCCTAAATTGTTAAATTTTAGATTTTCAAACCCCGAATTCTACCAGGGCAATCTTTGATTTTAACAGAATTCAGATTAGtgaaattgttttgaaaaatagaCTCCATCATTTAACATTATCATTTTAGCCAATTTCATAAGAAGAAACTGGTAAAAAGACATAGCCCAAAAACATTGCAACATAGCTTACTGGAAAAAACGGCTGAGAATATTGTGTCACTGATTCATAATGGTCATATGCAAATGTTCCCAATATGTATTtcagtgacatttgcatatgaCCATTACAAGTTAGTGACTCGATACATGCATGTCACTGAGAGCTCATTTTCCTCTCCGAAGCCAATTCCAAATTTGAAGGAATTGACAGCATAAAGTATAGTTGTAGCAAGTAGCACAACAAAAGATGCTGTCTAAGATATGAAGATATGATCCTAGAATAGTCTTTAATGTAGGCTTACCTCCTATGGTAGAATTTGTCAATTGAGtcaattttcccaaacaattTCACATCATCTGGATTTCTTCTGGTAGAATCAAAGAATGTCCTCAGGCTGGTAGAATTCTAAATTCCTCAAGCAGAGATTGATTGGAATTCCAGTTAGATTTCCCCTCATTCCAAactctcctaggagaattccGAATTCCCCttgattccaatctcccctgtgacacacacacacacacaaacacacacacactttgaaataaacacactacacgGCAGTATTTCAAATAATtcgaaaaagaaacaaatattgtggaaccaaaacacaccatttctaGCTGACATGTTACCGCTTTCTTTTTGAAATATAGGAACTGATAAACTCTTTGTATGGTCGCACGTATACTCATTAGAGCACATATTTAAGATCCACTGTACCTTTTGCAGTACCATGTAGTCCCAATGACTGCTACAATGGTTACAGCCAGGGCCCCGCATACCGCGATGATCACCGTCTGGAGAGGAAAGTCCGGTCCTTCTGGGTCAGACTCTTCTTTCCTCTCCGTGGGTATCATGGTAGTAGCAtctaagatatatatataataaaatagAGCCACGTCTTTACATATCTATACTGTATTTTCAATGTATAAATCCTTCAAAAGGTTTAAATAGCGACTTTCCACTAAAGACAGCGACCGCTGGCCATGGGTGGCCAAACAACTGACAACTGATGAACGAATTCCATACATAAAGATCGAATGTTTTggatgttttgctgtcttttaaagTTAATTAAACGTCATGAattatattccaattataaaatcaagggtcacacaaataCAATGTCGGTCGCCTTCATGAAAAAACACTGAAGCATAGTTTACATAGGTACACGATCTTACTTTAGTCTCTACAGACGTTTGTTAAAACACCCTGATCGATGTCTCAGACCGATAAAGACAACAGGCAAGTGAAAGAGACGAAAAATTAAGGTTGTGAATCGTATCCAAAGAAACTGTGCCCTGATGCACCAACCTTATGAAACCAGGTGTATTTACAAACGTGAAATATGTTTCCTTCACATGTTCTCATCTGACAAGAAGAGACGCGGCGTTTTCTCACCTTCGCCGTAGATGTAGTCCAATAGCGGCTGTACATCTGTAATACGTCCTGTATCACCAAGAGACATCGCCACTTCCTCCACGGAGGTGTCCATCATCATCCGGACGTTAGAGATGGGGATGGGACGAAGGTTTGCACCCAGACTGTCCGGGTGGGCCACGAAGAACGCCAGGAGAGTTTGCCCGGGGACAGCCGACTGCTGCGGGTAGCCAGGAGGGATGAACACCAGCTCGGCGGTGAACACGGCGGCGATGTACCTGCAAGAGATATCAAGGAGGATTACTCACGAAAATCAATTATTACACACGACAATAAACTTCTATCTAAAAGAGCTGATAGGGTCAAGACGGAAATTTTAACGTAAGCTCGAGAAAAACGTGAGAGAGGTTTCACACATAGTTGAGTGACACCAATCTCAACATAAATCAGATATGTCACTCAGCATTTTAAGATCACAGGAAACCTACAGAACCATGATGAGGGAGACTATAAACGTTTGGGGTCGCGTTACtcacactgcagcagcgacacgAAGTAGAACAAGTCAGTATTGCCCCAAGGAACTTGTGACAGTAACCgattggttgtgtacaaaggacTTTGTTATTAAGAGCCAGTGCACAAGTTGCGGGTCAAGCATGAGAAAACATCAGACGATACTTACGATCTGGCGGGACCGGACACTCTGCAGTCGACCAGCTCGTGCATATACCGCCggcaaaatgacgtcatctcccTGGCAACGACTGCCTTGAAATTCTGCAGTATTTCAGCCGTCAGCTTCGAGAAAAGGATGAAATATATGATTAGGATTTTGCTCTGTGTTTGTGCGTTGTGTGCCAGTCGAAATTCTGTTCATGCCTTCATCCATTACGAATGACTAAAGCCTCATCGTACAAGCCGATAATCATCTTCCGATGGAACAAGGCATCGCATTTATataaatctatatatatataactgttaTGTGCACAACACACCGTAACAACAGTAGCTAAgttaaacttttttattgtacataaagtgtatgtgtattgttgtattgtatgtttttatgtgatatgggccaagagcctgcaataaagttgaaattgAATAATCTGAAAAATCACTATCAGTTAAAGCATTCAATTAACCACTGGTTAATCGACGTTACAATAGATGTACATGCTTAGCTTACCTCGGCAATATCCACGTCGAGCGTCAACAAAACAGTGTTCATCTCCAATTCTCCGGGCGCATGTGGttctgtttgaaaataaaagcaTACAATATAAGGAAACCTCATTGTTGGAGGTACATTTTCAGGTAAAGAATCATGGTAATGTATATAAGTTCACGGGAGAAACAAGTCTTTTTCGTAATACTTGGTTTCCACTAGAAGTAACTTTATACGTCGTGAAAGTACCCTTTGTCAGGCCATCTGCAGTCGTAGTAAGTGGGACCATATCTGCACGATGCGTTGTAGACTCCTCTTCCGAGGCCTGTTCCTCTTCCGAAGAGAACTGAGACGTAGTTGTAGCAGACACCGTGGTCATGCCGGTGCTGGTTGACGGTGATGCCGTAAACTCAGCTGGATGCTCCGTTGTGCTTTTCCTGGCCGGTGATGCTGTAACCGGGGATGTAACCGTTGGCATTGTTGACCCAGACGTCGTGTCAGTTGTAGTCGGTACCGTTGTTGGGCCCCGGGGTGGTGTAGTCAGGGGCTCTGTAAGATTAGAACGTTCTTCTATGAGACATGATATATTCATCAGTTGCTTTGTCTGACATAAACGAAGTATTTAGGAAACTACATAAACAAATTGGCAAACAAGAAGACCTAATTTCAATATTCTCACCTCTCACACATTCGCCGTCAAGGAGTGTGGTTCCTTCCTCACAGACGCATGAGTAGCTCCCCACCGCGTTTTCGCACACCTCGTTAGACGAACAGTTGAAGAGGCCCTCAAAACACTCATCGATATCTGGAAGGATATAATGGTAAATGATTCTTCTctatattgtgtgtgtgtgtgtgtgtgtgtgtgtgtgtgtgtgtgtgtgtttgtgtgtgtctgtgtgcgcgtATGTGAGGTATAGTTTCCTCTAATCGAAGTAGTGAATTTACCTCTCAAAAATAACGAAATGCAATTCGACCGAAAGACTATGTTCATTTACCCTTTACTTGTCCTTTGATTGACACACTTTATGATACCCATTTTTACCTGGACTGTATGTTAGTAACTTTTCCAAAGTCCTAAAACTACTGCAGAATTAACGATGGTAGAGCCGCGGACAAAGGTAAAGTATATGTCTTACCATGGCATGGTTGTACTGGGCTGTCCGTTAGTTCATATCCGTCCTCACAGTAGCACTCGTACGCGCCCATCGTGTTGTTACACAGCTGGTCACAATGACTGTCTCCGGTAaggcactcgtcaatgtctggaATAAACATACCAAATAACATTAGAACATCACAGCTAAAGGTATAAAACCTTTGCAAACTCTCAGATATTGGTAGGTATTGTACATTTGATTCCTTCATATAAACACGTGGTTTATTCATATTAGCCATATTTTCCCCTAAAAGTTAATGCATTAACATTAGCCCTATTGAGAATAATTAAAAGCTGTCGGTTTAATACGTTAGTGCTGACCTTCACATGTCACCCCATCATCGTTGAGCTGGTATCCTGTCATGCACACGCAAGTCGCTAGGCCGGAAGACGAGTTCATGACACACCAGCCGTAGTTCTCGTCACAACCCGGGTTGTTCTCAGCACTGCAGGGGTTGTTTGCTGGAAAACAATGTAGCCGTAGTCCTTTAAGTTATATTTGTTATCAATCGTTTAAAAATCAAAGCTATATTTACTATGATAAAACATCATATTTGAATTGGAAACAGCTTCATGGCGTAATAATGATTTCCAAACAATGTTACCAGGGCTACAATAAGGTCTAGAATACACACATTGTGTATTCAAAAAGACAGTTAATCATCCAGCTCTGCTTACAAGGCTGATTTTACATACTGACTTAAGTTTCGTATGAACGCTTTTGAGGAAGATAAGACAATTATGAAAGCATACCTACCAAAGTAGTCAGACCCCGCATTGGTAATTTATGTGTAAAACCTTATTATAGATAAAGCAATGTCTGTctcacatgcatgtacagttcACTCACCAAATGCTTGTACACCATCATTAATTCTTgggcacttgcaattagcctacggtaATAACATATTCTATGTTATTATGAAAACATACGTTCACAGTCCTGCTGATCTGCTGCGAGCGTAAAGCCATCCTTACAGCTACAGTTGAATGACCCGTCGGTATTCAGACACAGCTGGGTGCAGTTGTTTGGGAGATCGCATTCGTTGACATCTGTAACAACAGGCAGAAAACGTGCAAACCTTTAATAACACATATCTTACATTACAAGtaaatgaatactgtaaattgtcATTAGTTTCTTAATACAATTTTAAAATGTGTTGAGATTATACAAATTTTACAAGTGCTACAGTATCACCTAACCCACACACCTGATAGGCTTAGCTactttcaattgtaaaatgtagcaTGTATGAAACTCCTATCATTTACCACGTCGGTGAATCACGGCAAATGTACATTTATTATGCGAATTAGGTCCATATGTACATAATTGTGCCTGTAAATGTTCTTCTACCTGACACAGACaaacccaaaacaatacctccattttcgtGGACGTAACAATCGCATAAAGCTTGAAAATTCTCAATGTAGCCAGaatactgtatgtaaaa
Encoded here:
- the LOC118407802 gene encoding uncharacterized protein LOC118407802 — encoded protein: MNTVLLTLDVDIAELTAEILQNFKAVVAREMTSFCRRYMHELVDCRVSGPARSYIAAVFTAELVFIPPGYPQQSAVPGQTLLAFFVAHPDSLGANLRPIPISNVRMMMDTSVEEVAMSLGDTGRITDVQPLLDYIYGEDATTMIPTERKEESDPEGPDFPLQTVIIAVCGALAVTIVAVIGTTWYCKRGKTRHHAPITVFSAPQECRLDLHASNTSLMSLKGTDSPFLDGNVYSGPLPERRLDPVHVSAISLKGRDSPFLTRTNLWE
- the LOC118407794 gene encoding microtubule-associated protein 1A-like — its product is MAQRGDSVSSASLYLSRQRWETLKSVEDKQAEYESLYSKVQCMENDMKLLEEKTQALEQSRENVIQAKQQVMDEKEKVTAEKDKAEEERRSATVEREEAIEERDRAMEEKEAAIRERDRAVEMKEAAIADKDAAIAQRDRAFEEKQASINENERAIAERDLSIEAKEAAIAEKEAAIAQRDRAFQEKQTFIAEKERAIADKDRANEKMKEAIAERDLAIEAKEAAIAEREAAIALRDHAFEEKQTSIAEKERAIADRDHATTSVELLRLRGGCLCSPPAATHYDYKHLVLVTFMDLLELHEGAPLVEDKHTERLGLNKQLYAL